Proteins from one Pleuronectes platessa chromosome 16, fPlePla1.1, whole genome shotgun sequence genomic window:
- the grap2a gene encoding GRB2-related adapter protein 2a, translating to MEARAKYDFVATAEDELSFRKGDMLKLLSSQDDWYKAEMNGQEGFVPQNYLDMQPPRWFQENASRKAAEDLLRHKDVGEFVIRGSENWPGDFSISVKHESDVQHFKVLRDNKGQYFLWSEKFTSLDRLVEFYKNTSISKTRDIYLYDGISANKNASLAPPAKRGSLPEQNHSAAAMATTQRRASDQPHNQLVTRVGLEERAHTIGYSGRNSPVSSAQPPRRTSETLPLPQRSSAVQVKALYNFTAEEGDELGFSAGDVIEVLDRSDASWWKGRLRGKMGLFPANYTTAQL from the exons ATGGAGGCAAGAGCAAAGTATGACTTTGTTGCAACAGCAGAGGACGAGCTCAGCTTTAGAAAGGGCGATATGCTTAAG CTTCTAAGCTCACAAGATGATTGGTATAAAGCAGAGATGAACGGACAGGAAGGATTCGTGCCACAAAACTACCTTGATATGCAGCCTCCGAG ATGGTTCCAGGAGAACGCCAGTCGTAAGGCAGCAGAGGATCTCCTGAGGCACAAAGACGTCGGAGAGTTTGTGATTAGAGGGTCCGAGAACTGGCCGGGAGACTTCTCCATCTCTGTCAA ACACGAGAGTGACGTTCAGCATTTCAAAGTGTTGAGAGACAACAAAGGCCAGTACTTCCTTTGGTCGGAGAAGTTCACCTCCCTAGACAGGCTGGTGGAGTTCTACAAGAACACGTCCATCTCTAAGACCAGGGATATCTACCTCTATGACGGCATCTCAGCCAATAAGAACGCCTCCTTGGCCCCGCCG GCAAAGAGGGGAAGTTTGCCTGAACAAAATCACTCTGCTGCAGCGATGGCTACAACACAACGCAGAGCATCAGACCAGCCTCACAACCAGCTG GTTACGAGAGTGGGTCTGGAGGAACGTGCCCACACCATCGGTTACTCAGGAAGAAACAGCCCcgtcagctcagctcagcctcCCCGTCGTACATCTGAAACCTTGCCTCTGCCTCAG AGGTCGTCTGCTGTGCAGGTGAAGGCACTGTACAACTTCACCGCAGAGGAAGGCGATGAGCTGGGTTTCTCGGCAGGAGATGTCATTGAAGTGCTGGATCGCTCGGACGCCTCTTGGTGGAAAGGGAGGCTGCGGGGGAAAATGGGTCTGTTTCCTGCCAACTACACAACAGCGCAGCTGTGA